The Lysobacter capsici genome has a segment encoding these proteins:
- a CDS encoding DUF6624 domain-containing protein yields the protein MSDLSIELPARAARAAAPVEPESSSVLRRWLAALSTRDGEAWWWPPRVRIDDDGLLQPAGAWTGPRDAARIGVALRDPRLRRWGEFLDILDRDCKAFARRHAVTVAAAALSLDNGALHAPVVREALLICLSGRRVPSRLRELGERHRDFLRLFLRRLARDRRGGVLADHGYHGRVQALWANPEETHNGRQSVLRLQFERGGALAYKPRPADSEIAFLAEHDGGGVFARLNRLAPASGAIRLPTLRVFHGRGGDRAAYLWQEWIEPPGRYRCLPAAHGRVHATVLPARQARRFWHRAGSLAAACFGFGLVDLGPGNVLCGERDGETMLIPVDLEVCLFPARRLEDTGLVTGERDHGRYPAGLERKLTGEIDGPAVAFFADGDGVRRLRATVRPWRREQARSLVVDREGKAGYGAYPLEFLRGMFDLWMLVHLHRDDVQRDLRRAVRGRYTRVLVRATADYAVARDPFGVAAATTESDEPAPAFSASERAQLRRGDVPYFFRRIQADAPLLALAPPPQAWTPQGVGAQPRAGDEINPSPEFLAGDSWDLLQLGVALRDAVAYVLPELSARGGLLGELDDPRLGVRLQWQGAQDGEVAFEWPGEDRRLVYRWAGETIGLRIEAISDATTPADDDALDDADAIRERLLRIDRIDTALRTPWSDGGFSDTALEAQLQAQVQAAMAWLREVVDRHGWPGRSLVGEDAAAAACRLLQHADGPREFQDRCLTLIAQAARDGEMSLRDLAYLTDALRVQRGRRQCFGTKFRRRGSALVPCPIERPTQVDARRREMGLEPLAEYAQRIRATFASNGAAS from the coding sequence ATGAGCGATTTGTCGATCGAACTGCCGGCCCGGGCCGCTCGCGCTGCAGCCCCGGTCGAGCCCGAATCATCGTCGGTATTGCGCCGCTGGCTGGCCGCGTTGAGCACGCGCGACGGCGAGGCGTGGTGGTGGCCGCCGCGGGTGCGCATCGACGACGACGGACTGCTGCAACCGGCCGGCGCGTGGACAGGGCCGCGCGATGCGGCGCGCATCGGTGTGGCCTTGCGCGATCCACGGCTGCGGCGCTGGGGCGAATTTCTCGACATTCTCGATCGCGACTGCAAGGCCTTCGCGCGGCGCCATGCCGTGACGGTCGCCGCCGCCGCGTTGTCGCTCGACAACGGCGCGCTGCATGCGCCGGTGGTGCGCGAGGCCTTGCTGATCTGCCTGAGCGGGCGCCGGGTGCCGTCGCGGCTGCGCGAGCTGGGCGAACGTCATCGCGACTTCCTGCGCCTGTTCCTGCGCCGGCTCGCGCGCGACCGCCGCGGCGGCGTGTTGGCCGATCATGGGTATCACGGCCGCGTCCAGGCGCTGTGGGCCAATCCCGAGGAAACCCACAACGGCCGCCAGAGCGTGCTGCGATTGCAGTTCGAACGCGGCGGCGCGCTGGCCTACAAGCCGCGCCCGGCCGACAGCGAAATCGCTTTTCTCGCCGAACACGATGGCGGCGGCGTGTTCGCGCGGCTCAACCGGTTGGCGCCGGCCTCGGGCGCGATCCGTCTGCCGACGCTGCGCGTGTTCCATGGCCGCGGCGGCGATCGCGCGGCCTATCTGTGGCAGGAATGGATCGAACCGCCCGGCCGTTATCGGTGTTTGCCGGCCGCGCACGGGCGCGTGCATGCGACGGTGTTGCCGGCGCGGCAGGCACGGCGGTTCTGGCATCGCGCCGGTTCCCTCGCCGCGGCCTGCTTCGGCTTCGGTCTGGTCGATCTCGGTCCGGGCAATGTGCTGTGCGGCGAACGCGACGGCGAGACGATGCTGATCCCGGTCGATCTGGAAGTGTGCCTGTTTCCGGCGCGGCGCCTGGAAGACACCGGCCTTGTGACCGGCGAGCGCGATCACGGCCGCTATCCGGCCGGTCTGGAACGCAAGCTGACGGGCGAGATCGACGGCCCGGCCGTGGCGTTCTTCGCCGATGGCGACGGCGTGCGGCGGCTGCGCGCGACGGTGCGTCCGTGGCGGCGCGAGCAGGCGCGCAGCCTGGTCGTGGATCGCGAAGGCAAGGCGGGGTATGGCGCGTATCCGCTGGAGTTCCTGCGCGGCATGTTCGATCTGTGGATGCTGGTGCATCTGCATCGCGACGACGTGCAGCGCGATCTGCGCCGCGCCGTGCGCGGCCGTTACACCCGCGTGCTGGTGCGCGCGACCGCCGATTACGCCGTGGCGCGCGATCCGTTCGGCGTCGCGGCCGCGACCACGGAATCGGACGAACCCGCGCCGGCCTTCAGCGCCAGCGAGCGCGCGCAACTGCGGCGCGGCGACGTGCCGTATTTCTTCCGCCGCATCCAGGCCGACGCGCCGCTGCTGGCGCTCGCGCCGCCGCCGCAGGCCTGGACGCCGCAGGGGGTCGGGGCGCAGCCGCGCGCGGGCGACGAGATCAATCCGTCGCCGGAGTTCTTGGCCGGCGACAGCTGGGATCTGCTGCAACTCGGCGTCGCGCTGCGCGACGCGGTCGCCTATGTGCTGCCCGAGCTGAGCGCGCGCGGCGGGCTGCTGGGCGAACTCGACGACCCGCGCCTGGGCGTGCGTCTGCAATGGCAGGGCGCGCAGGACGGCGAGGTCGCGTTCGAGTGGCCGGGCGAAGACCGGCGGCTGGTGTACCGATGGGCCGGCGAAACGATCGGGCTGCGGATCGAGGCGATCTCCGATGCGACCACGCCGGCCGACGACGACGCGCTCGACGATGCCGATGCGATCCGCGAACGCCTGCTGCGCATCGATCGCATCGATACGGCCTTGCGCACGCCGTGGAGCGACGGCGGTTTCAGCGATACCGCATTGGAAGCGCAGTTGCAGGCGCAGGTGCAGGCGGCGATGGCGTGGCTGCGCGAGGTCGTCGATCGTCATGGCTGGCCCGGCCGCAGCCTGGTCGGCGAAGATGCGGCGGCGGCCGCGTGCCGATTGCTGCAGCACGCCGACGGGCCGCGCGAGTTTCAGGATCGATGCCTGACGTTGATCGCACAGGCCGCGCGCGACGGCGAGATGAGCCTGCGCGATCTGGCTTATCTCACCGATGCCTTGCGCGTGCAGCGCGGGCGCAGGCAATGCTTCGGCACCAAGTTCCGGCGTCGCGGTTCGGCGCTGGTGCCGTGCCCGATCGAACGGCCGACGCAGGTCGATGCGCGCCGTCGCGAGATGGGTCTGGAACCTCTGGCCGAGTACGCGCAACGCATTCGCGCGACGTTCGCATCGAACGGGGCCGCGTCATGA
- a CDS encoding YdcF family protein, which produces MTTRTAHRIALFGDRDILHVAVVTGAVCVLSAGLVYVGYFLHVLRVARTAPCRPERGECVLLFGKHAPGGRIDRDFEARLDRTVSLWRERPPHSMLLLGGGPIGEPSEAELARRGLVARGLSDDAPLRLEQDSRDTLQNLRNARIVLGDGMRSRVTLLSSRYHLARCAWFARHLGYDWELCAAEPRLELGPRMLLRLAGEAAYVCMSDVGARWAKLTGNRRMLSRLK; this is translated from the coding sequence GTGACCACCCGCACCGCCCACCGCATCGCACTGTTCGGCGATCGCGACATCCTGCATGTCGCGGTGGTGACCGGCGCGGTGTGCGTGCTCAGCGCCGGCTTGGTCTATGTCGGCTATTTCCTGCACGTGCTGCGGGTCGCGCGCACCGCGCCGTGCCGGCCCGAGCGCGGCGAGTGCGTGCTGCTGTTCGGCAAGCACGCACCGGGCGGGCGCATCGATCGCGATTTCGAAGCCCGCCTGGACCGCACCGTTTCGCTGTGGCGCGAGCGTCCGCCGCATAGCATGTTGCTGCTCGGCGGCGGCCCGATCGGCGAACCCAGCGAAGCCGAACTCGCGCGCCGCGGTCTGGTCGCGCGCGGCCTGAGCGACGACGCGCCGCTGCGGCTGGAACAGGATTCGCGCGACACCCTGCAGAACCTGCGCAACGCGCGGATCGTGCTCGGCGACGGCATGCGCTCGCGGGTGACCTTGCTCAGCAGCCGCTATCACCTCGCGCGCTGCGCCTGGTTCGCGCGTCATCTGGGCTACGACTGGGAACTGTGCGCGGCCGAGCCGCGGCTGGAACTGGGGCCGCGCATGCTGCTGCGGCTGGCCGGCGAAGCGGCCTACGTGTGCATGAGCGACGTCGGCGCGCGCTGGGCGAAACTGACCGGCAACCGGCGCATGCTCTCGCGCCTGAAGTGA
- a CDS encoding beta-ketoacyl synthase chain length factor → MLSAVIEGIGYWSRGLPSWEAARAFALGGAEVADAPSRPSPLLLAANERRRAPETVAVALDVALAACQAAGRDPAALPSVFASSHGDMAITDYMCSTLACEPRTISPTRFHNSVHNAAAGYWTIGAGAMRPATALSALEASFAQGLIEALVQLAAGDDAVLLVGYDGAATGPLARVAASRGLLGAALVLARPDRRGAAAGPLLRAWLGDGEAGVGDGKLSARETGNASAAMLPLFDALAARHDRLALPAGAGRILQVELAHD, encoded by the coding sequence GTGTTGAGCGCGGTGATCGAAGGCATCGGCTACTGGAGCCGCGGCCTGCCCTCGTGGGAGGCCGCGCGCGCCTTTGCGCTGGGCGGCGCGGAGGTCGCCGATGCGCCGTCGCGGCCGTCGCCGCTGCTGCTCGCCGCCAACGAACGCCGGCGCGCGCCGGAAACGGTCGCGGTCGCGCTCGACGTCGCCCTCGCCGCCTGCCAAGCGGCCGGCCGCGATCCGGCCGCGTTGCCGTCGGTGTTCGCCTCCAGCCACGGCGACATGGCGATCACCGATTACATGTGCAGCACGCTGGCCTGCGAGCCGCGCACGATCTCGCCGACGCGTTTCCACAATTCGGTGCATAACGCCGCGGCCGGTTACTGGACCATCGGCGCCGGCGCGATGCGCCCGGCGACCGCGCTCAGCGCGCTGGAAGCCAGCTTCGCCCAGGGCTTGATCGAGGCGCTGGTGCAACTCGCCGCCGGCGACGACGCGGTGTTGCTGGTCGGCTACGACGGCGCCGCGACCGGGCCGTTGGCGCGGGTCGCCGCCAGCCGCGGTTTGCTCGGCGCGGCGCTGGTGCTGGCGCGGCCGGACCGGCGCGGCGCGGCCGCCGGCCCGCTGCTGCGCGCCTGGCTCGGCGACGGCGAGGCCGGTGTCGGCGACGGCAAGCTGTCCGCCCGCGAAACCGGCAACGCCAGCGCGGCGATGCTGCCCTTGTTCGACGCCCTCGCCGCGCGCCATGATCGCCTCGCGCTGCCGGCAGGCGCCGGTCGCATTTTGCAGGTGGAATTGGCCCATGACTGA
- a CDS encoding beta-ketoacyl-[acyl-carrier-protein] synthase family protein, with protein MPPLAIRAYTATTALGRGLDAQARALRERRSGLRRNDFAPLAPGEAPLDCWIGRVEGVEQAPLPAHLASWECRNNRLAWLSLQPDGLLEAIAAAVARHGAERVAVIVGTSTSSIGATEEAYARLEGEDRHFPADLSRPLLHTPHSLGAFVAAATGLSGPCVTVATACSSSAKVFAQAARLIQAGLADAALVGGVDTLCGSVLFGFNSLQLVSSEPCLPFDAHRVGLSLGEAGGFAVLERCDGDEAPGSLQLRGYGESSDAHHMSSPHPEGLGARLAMIDALARAGIGAERVGYLNLHGTATPANDQIEAFAVASLFPPTLHASSTKGWTGHTLGAAGIVESAIALLALQHGHLPGILNSRVPDPANGPQIRFDNAEATIDYAMNNSFGFGGNNCSLVFARA; from the coding sequence ATGCCGCCTCTGGCGATCCGCGCCTACACCGCGACCACCGCCCTCGGCCGCGGCCTCGATGCCCAGGCCCGCGCCCTGCGCGAGCGTCGCAGCGGCCTGCGCCGCAACGATTTCGCCCCGCTGGCGCCGGGCGAGGCGCCGCTGGATTGCTGGATCGGCCGGGTCGAAGGGGTCGAGCAGGCGCCGCTGCCGGCGCATCTGGCGTCGTGGGAATGCCGCAACAACCGCCTGGCCTGGCTGAGCCTGCAACCCGACGGCCTGCTCGAGGCGATCGCCGCCGCGGTCGCGCGCCACGGCGCCGAGCGGGTCGCGGTGATCGTCGGCACCTCGACCTCCAGCATCGGCGCGACCGAGGAAGCCTATGCGCGGCTGGAGGGCGAGGATCGGCATTTTCCCGCCGATCTGAGCCGTCCGCTGCTGCATACCCCGCACTCGCTGGGCGCCTTCGTCGCCGCCGCCACCGGTTTGAGCGGCCCGTGCGTGACCGTCGCCACCGCCTGCTCGTCCAGCGCCAAGGTGTTCGCCCAGGCCGCGCGGCTGATCCAGGCCGGCCTGGCCGACGCGGCCCTGGTCGGCGGCGTCGACACCTTGTGCGGCAGCGTGCTGTTCGGTTTCAACTCGCTGCAACTGGTGTCGAGCGAGCCGTGCCTGCCGTTCGATGCGCACCGCGTCGGCCTGTCGCTCGGCGAGGCCGGCGGGTTCGCCGTGCTCGAACGCTGCGACGGCGACGAAGCGCCGGGCTCGCTGCAATTGCGCGGCTACGGCGAATCCAGCGACGCCCACCACATGTCCTCGCCGCACCCCGAAGGCCTCGGCGCGCGGCTGGCGATGATCGATGCCCTGGCGCGCGCCGGCATCGGCGCCGAACGCGTCGGCTATCTGAATCTGCACGGCACCGCGACCCCGGCCAACGACCAGATCGAAGCGTTCGCGGTGGCCTCGCTGTTTCCGCCCACGCTGCATGCCAGTTCGACCAAGGGCTGGACCGGCCACACCCTCGGCGCGGCCGGCATCGTCGAATCGGCGATCGCGCTGCTCGCGCTGCAACACGGCCATCTGCCCGGCATCCTCAACAGCCGCGTGCCCGATCCGGCCAACGGCCCGCAGATCCGCTTCGACAACGCCGAGGCGACGATCGACTACGCCATGAACAATTCCTTCGGCTTCGGCGGCAACAACTGCTCGCTGGTGTTCGCGCGCGCATGA
- a CDS encoding glycosyltransferase family 2 protein — MTDLASSPGRDRASPATAPERGRPARLDRGNIAVVIPALNEALRIREVVEGALAQCANVIVIDDGSDDGTGERIADLPVTVLRHAQRQGKGASLRDGFAEAQRRGFLAVITMDGDGQHSADDIPRLIDSGNRHPGHIVIGARLRKRAAQPTYRRLANNFGDWGVAWGTGYQVADSQSGQRLYPAEVIALRDVPGEDFVFEAQILMSAAQQLGTRCVSVPIESRYSSDASDEQFRASHFKPLRDFSRITSHIVLQCLRRGGVPDVYRSIRANPPLIDDPTGEFATMGDKIHANTR, encoded by the coding sequence ATGACTGATCTCGCCTCGTCGCCAGGACGCGACCGTGCCTCGCCGGCCACGGCGCCGGAGCGTGGCCGTCCCGCGCGACTGGACCGCGGCAACATCGCGGTAGTGATTCCCGCCCTCAACGAGGCCTTGCGCATCCGCGAGGTGGTCGAAGGCGCGCTGGCCCAATGCGCCAACGTGATCGTGATCGACGACGGTTCCGACGACGGCACCGGCGAGCGCATCGCCGATCTGCCGGTCACCGTGCTGCGGCATGCGCAACGCCAGGGCAAGGGCGCGAGCCTGCGCGACGGCTTCGCCGAGGCGCAGCGGCGCGGGTTCCTGGCGGTGATCACCATGGACGGCGACGGCCAGCATTCGGCCGACGACATCCCGCGCCTGATCGACAGCGGCAACCGCCATCCGGGCCATATCGTGATCGGCGCGCGCCTGCGCAAACGCGCGGCGCAGCCGACCTATCGCCGGCTGGCCAACAACTTCGGCGATTGGGGCGTGGCCTGGGGCACCGGCTATCAGGTCGCCGACAGCCAGAGCGGCCAGCGCCTGTACCCGGCCGAGGTGATCGCTTTGCGCGACGTGCCCGGCGAGGACTTCGTGTTCGAAGCGCAGATCCTGATGTCGGCCGCGCAGCAGTTGGGTACGCGCTGCGTGTCGGTGCCGATCGAATCGCGCTACAGCAGCGACGCCTCCGACGAACAATTCCGCGCCAGCCACTTCAAACCGCTGCGCGACTTCAGCCGCATCACCTCGCACATCGTGCTGCAGTGCCTGCGCCGCGGCGGCGTGCCCGACGTGTACCGCAGCATCCGCGCCAACCCGCCGCTGATCGACGACCCGACCGGCGAGTTCGCCACGATGGGCGATAAGATTCACGCGAATACGCGGTGA